The proteins below are encoded in one region of Candidatus Omnitrophota bacterium:
- the kdpA gene encoding potassium-transporting ATPase subunit KdpA yields MNWNNIIQGGIYLIALILLVKPLGTYMARIYEAKPVGLNVWFGPIERLVYRVSGINPEAGMSWKTYALAVMMFNIIGIVVVYAIQRLQPHLPLNPMSIPQVPPDLAFNTAVSFATNTNWQSYGGEATLSYFTQMMALTVQNFVSAATGMAVLVAVIRGFIQKQTETIGNFWVDLVRSTLYILLPLAIILSVVLASQGVVQTFAPSVKATLIEATKDATGKIVPEQVIALGPAASQIAIKQLGTNGGGFFNVNSAHPFENPTPLSNFVEVLAILLIAAALCYTFGYMVKDRRQGWAILAAMLIIFIPCLWLCTHIEQQGNPLLSKLGIDQSASAMQPGGNMEGKEARFGIANSALWATATTAASNGSVNSMHDSYMPLGGMISMWLMQLGEVIFGGVGSGLYGMIAFIIVAVFISGLMIGRTPEYLGKKIEAYEMKMASLMILIPPMIVLMGTAISVIVPAAKNSILNPGPHGFSEILYAFSSAGNNNGSAFAGLTTNTFFYNIAQGLAMFFARYWLIIPALAIAGSLSKKKIVPVSQGTLPTHTPLFIVFLVMVILIVGALTFFPALALGPIVEHLTLTSI; encoded by the coding sequence ATGAATTGGAATAATATTATTCAAGGCGGGATCTATCTTATAGCGCTAATCCTATTAGTTAAGCCGCTTGGGACATATATGGCCCGCATATACGAGGCAAAACCCGTTGGTCTTAACGTATGGTTTGGGCCTATTGAAAGATTAGTTTATCGCGTGTCAGGTATTAATCCTGAAGCAGGTATGTCTTGGAAGACATATGCTTTGGCAGTAATGATGTTCAATATTATTGGCATAGTCGTTGTTTACGCTATTCAGAGACTTCAGCCACATCTTCCCCTAAACCCAATGTCCATACCACAAGTCCCCCCAGACTTAGCTTTCAATACCGCTGTGAGCTTTGCTACAAACACCAACTGGCAAAGTTATGGTGGGGAGGCCACATTAAGCTATTTTACTCAGATGATGGCTTTAACAGTTCAGAATTTTGTGTCAGCGGCAACGGGCATGGCAGTGCTTGTGGCTGTGATAAGAGGATTTATCCAAAAACAAACGGAAACCATAGGTAACTTCTGGGTAGATCTTGTTCGATCTACATTATATATACTGCTTCCACTAGCTATAATACTTTCCGTTGTATTGGCTTCCCAGGGTGTTGTTCAGACATTTGCTCCGAGCGTAAAAGCTACGCTTATCGAAGCAACTAAAGATGCTACTGGAAAGATTGTTCCTGAACAGGTGATAGCTCTCGGTCCTGCCGCTTCTCAAATAGCTATTAAACAGCTAGGAACTAATGGGGGAGGGTTTTTCAATGTCAATTCTGCCCATCCCTTTGAGAACCCCACGCCTCTGTCAAACTTCGTGGAGGTTTTGGCCATACTTTTAATAGCTGCAGCATTATGCTATACATTCGGATACATGGTTAAAGACAGGCGCCAAGGATGGGCGATTCTGGCCGCTATGTTAATTATCTTTATCCCATGTCTCTGGTTATGTACGCACATTGAACAACAGGGGAATCCTTTGTTAAGCAAATTAGGAATTGATCAGAGTGCGAGTGCTATGCAGCCAGGCGGTAATATGGAAGGCAAGGAAGCACGTTTTGGCATCGCGAATTCAGCTTTATGGGCAACAGCTACGACTGCCGCCTCCAATGGTTCGGTCAACTCAATGCATGATTCTTACATGCCTCTTGGCGGGATGATATCGATGTGGCTTATGCAATTAGGGGAGGTTATATTTGGCGGGGTTGGTTCAGGTCTTTACGGTATGATCGCATTTATTATTGTCGCTGTATTTATATCGGGCCTTATGATAGGGCGCACTCCCGAATATTTAGGAAAGAAAATCGAAGCGTATGAAATGAAAATGGCTTCTCTTATGATTTTAATACCTCCGATGATTGTTCTTATGGGCACAGCCATTTCGGTAATTGTGCCTGCTGCTAAAAACTCAATTTTAAACCCTGGGCCGCATGGATTTAGTGAAATATTATATGCTTTTTCATCGGCAGGAAATAACAACGGAAGCGCGTTTGCGGGTTTAACTACGAATACGTTTTTCTATAATATCGCTCAAGGATTAGCGATGTTTTTCGCTAGATACTGGCTTATAATACCGGCTCTTGCGATAGCCGGATCACTTTCTAAGAAAAAGATAGTGCCTGTAAGTCAAGGAACTTTGCCTACACATACGCCGCTTTTTATTGTATTTCTGGTTATGGTTATATTGATTGTAGGTGCGCTCACTTTTTTCCCGGCATTGGCTCTTGGGCCTATTGTTGAGCACTTAACCCTTACTTCTATATGA
- the kdpB gene encoding potassium-transporting ATPase subunit KdpB, with protein sequence MKTKSLFDLAIVIPAIVDSIKKLNPKHQIKNPVMFVVLAGSVLTTGLYIQAIVAHGEAPASFILAITLWLWFTLIFANFAEAMAEGRGKAQAASLRKARRDTPAKKLSSPKYGSSYETISATTIRKGDIVLIEAGDIIPMDGEIIEGVASVDESAITGESAPVIRESGGDRNAVTGGTRVLSDWIVVRVSSNPGETFLDHMIAMVEGAKRQKTPNEIALSILLAVFTIIFLLATVTLLPFSIYSVVSAGHGVPITVTVLVALLVCLIPTTIGGLLPAIGIAGMDRMIQANVIATSGRAVEAAGDVDVLLLDKTGTITLGNRQAVAFIPAQDVKVEALADAAQLASLSDETPEGRSIVILAKEKYNIRERQIHELEAKFIPFTAQTRMSGVDLGDGRQIRKGSADAIEDYVKKLGGLFPEDLKLNIQNISKTGGTPLVVAEHKNVLGVIQLKDIVKGGIKERFAELRRMGIKTIMITGDNPLTAAAIAAEAGMDDFLAQATPETKLKLIREMQLGGRLVAMTGDGTNDAPALAQADVAVAMNTGTQAAKEAGNLVDLDSNPTKLIEIVEIGKQLLMTRGSLTTFSISNDVSKYFAIIPAAFVGTYPQLDALNIMHLTTPSSAVLSAVIFNAIIIIMLIPLALRGIPYKPMSASRLLRDNLLIYGIGGIIAPFIGIKLIDMLLAALHLV encoded by the coding sequence ATGAAAACAAAATCATTATTCGACCTCGCTATTGTAATTCCGGCGATTGTGGATTCTATAAAAAAATTGAACCCCAAGCATCAGATTAAGAATCCAGTTATGTTTGTCGTGTTGGCGGGAAGCGTGCTTACCACAGGCTTATATATTCAGGCCATTGTTGCGCATGGGGAAGCACCGGCAAGTTTTATTCTGGCTATAACGCTGTGGCTTTGGTTCACGCTAATATTTGCTAACTTCGCGGAAGCTATGGCTGAAGGTCGCGGTAAGGCGCAAGCCGCAAGCTTAAGGAAGGCAAGACGGGATACCCCAGCGAAGAAACTCTCAAGCCCTAAATATGGCTCAAGCTATGAAACAATTTCAGCTACGACAATAAGGAAAGGAGATATTGTTTTAATCGAAGCGGGCGACATTATACCGATGGATGGTGAGATTATAGAAGGAGTAGCTTCGGTTGATGAAAGCGCGATAACAGGAGAAAGCGCGCCCGTCATACGCGAATCAGGCGGGGATCGCAACGCTGTTACCGGGGGAACGCGAGTACTTTCAGACTGGATAGTAGTACGAGTTAGTTCAAATCCTGGCGAGACATTCTTAGATCATATGATAGCGATGGTCGAAGGCGCGAAACGACAGAAGACGCCCAACGAAATAGCGCTTAGCATTTTACTTGCGGTATTTACGATAATATTTCTTTTAGCCACAGTAACGCTCCTTCCATTTTCTATCTATAGTGTTGTTAGCGCTGGCCATGGTGTACCTATTACAGTAACAGTATTAGTGGCGTTACTCGTATGCCTTATACCGACTACTATAGGAGGCCTTTTGCCTGCCATTGGTATCGCTGGAATGGATAGGATGATCCAGGCAAACGTTATAGCTACTTCAGGACGTGCCGTTGAAGCGGCAGGGGATGTTGATGTTCTACTGCTTGATAAAACAGGTACTATAACGTTGGGTAATAGACAGGCGGTTGCTTTTATACCGGCCCAGGACGTCAAAGTCGAAGCATTGGCGGATGCGGCACAACTGGCTTCATTATCTGACGAAACTCCGGAAGGCAGAAGCATAGTGATATTAGCTAAAGAGAAATACAATATTAGAGAACGCCAAATCCATGAGCTTGAAGCGAAATTTATCCCTTTTACTGCCCAAACAAGAATGAGCGGAGTAGATTTAGGTGATGGACGGCAGATCAGAAAAGGCTCAGCCGATGCGATAGAAGATTATGTGAAAAAGCTCGGAGGACTTTTCCCTGAAGATTTGAAATTAAATATTCAGAACATATCCAAGACTGGCGGCACGCCGCTAGTAGTAGCGGAACATAAGAATGTATTAGGTGTTATTCAGTTGAAGGATATAGTGAAGGGTGGTATCAAAGAACGTTTCGCGGAACTGCGACGTATGGGAATCAAAACTATAATGATCACAGGTGATAACCCATTGACAGCTGCGGCCATAGCTGCCGAGGCAGGTATGGATGATTTTTTAGCGCAGGCGACACCTGAAACAAAACTTAAGCTTATCCGGGAGATGCAGCTTGGCGGTAGACTTGTCGCAATGACAGGTGATGGTACTAATGATGCACCCGCTCTCGCGCAGGCGGATGTCGCAGTTGCTATGAATACAGGGACGCAGGCCGCGAAGGAAGCGGGCAATCTCGTAGATCTCGATTCTAATCCTACAAAATTAATTGAGATCGTTGAAATTGGAAAACAATTACTTATGACCCGAGGATCATTAACTACTTTTAGTATCTCTAATGATGTTTCAAAATACTTTGCGATCATTCCGGCGGCTTTTGTAGGAACATATCCTCAGCTAGACGCGCTTAATATAATGCACCTTACCACGCCGTCTAGCGCTGTTCTATCTGCGGTTA